The stretch of DNA gaatttgttagtgtcaaagtttccattcaatccttatctatttttgtaacctgctcttatattcctcctggctctgatttactaatttatgagcaccatctgtctgctattaaatctgttctatcctttctttctaacagagaccttttgattgttttgggtgactttaatctcccaaatatctcttggtctcttcccactgactcacttgtcgctactcctttatccgcccatgattttgtggatggccttttagaattatcgttacagcaagtaagctttatacgaaattcattaaatagacaattagatctagtctttgttttagatccgcatgaagtcactgtagctagaattgacgcacttgttgtacctgaagaccaatatcatccaactttggaattgacaattggcctcccctgtactgataccctttctcctttagttcctcaaactaaaaggagatgctttcgtaaatgtgactataataaactaaactacatgatttctcaatataattggactgatttgtacaattgcatggatattgacagtgcaattgaacttttctatagcgttttaaacactttcttTGACGAATGCGTACCTGACAGTCTTCCTCcgaagctaaacaggcctccttggtttaacaatgagcttcaaagacttaaaaatcttaaatccaacacttataaaaagtataaaaaaacgggaaagccatctgattttgcgaaatatgttgtggctcgttcagattttaatgttctcaacagtcattgctattccatgtatttaaatcgatgtaaattcgagttttcaaatgatccgaagcagttttataacttcgttaatgccaagcgtaagtcttcggcattgccttcatcggtacgtttaaactcaaaagaggcatcgtcggattctgaaattgcggatttatttgccgagtttttccaaactacttatagttcggctgcttggtcaaaccctacctaccctaaccacttaaatagggctaattgtatttttacccctgtaattaccgaaagttctcttttaaaggatttagcaacaacaacgccaacgtattctcccggtcctgatggactccctgggagtgtgcttaagttttgtgcttcaaccatttgtaaaccgattcttaaactttttcatttgtctatttcatcatcagtttttccaactatctggaaggactctttcattattccactccacaaaaagggtgcgaaggcggatgctcagaattatagaggcatttctaaattgtcggcaattcctaaagcatttgaatgtacactcaaaaaaaaattttagaaaatcgcctatggatttgctttactggcgatttttttctatatttctggaatatttcttgaatttaatgaattttgattaattggaagaaaattttctttaccagtagaaaatttttttattttaaagaaaaaaatcgccagtgaagcaaatccataggcgattttctaaaattcagggcgattcattttctgagtgtattattacttctcatttgcagcatttatgttcctcgctaatatcaccgtgtcagcatggttttgttaagcgaagatcgaccaccaccaaccttcttgaactatcatctattgtaataaatggatataagaataacatgcagactgacgttatatatacagattttagtaaggcctttgactctgttaaccactctctccttttattcaaattagatcagcttgggttcccatgtaatctattaacttggatttcaagttacttgaatggtaggactcagagggttatatttaagagcgctgtttctaaaatgatcaacgtgacatctggagttcctcaaggtagtcatttaggccctttgctgtttactttgtttattaacgatcttccctctatcgtagctcattctcgtgtactaatgtacgctgacgatgttaagctttgtttatcatataaagatgtagggtccggtttcaacttacagtcagatattgattgttttcagggatggtgtgagtacaaccttttaaatctgaactgccttaaatgcaacgttatgactttttacaggggcactcctacgtttgttagttattctcttcaaaatacaccactcgaccgtatatattcaattaacgatttaggtgttcttctcgacccaaaacttaaatttgattgccacataatggccactgtcaataaagctatgagtgtttttgggtttataaagcgttggtcaaaggaatttgatgacccttatacaaccagattattatttacctcccttgtccgtcctattttagaatattgttcttcagtttggagcccacaatatcaagtgcacatcgaccgtattgagtcggtgcaaaaaaaatttcttctttttgcccttcgtagtttgaactgggatcaaaacgtaaggctaccttcctaccagagtagattactattgcttaatttacctacacttgaaaaccgtagaataatgcttggtactatttttatgcaaaatcttataagaggtgatattgattccgtagaactggtaaaccgtttaacttttaatgttcccgttagactaacacgaaattattaccctcttaatttgcctcgatgtacatcaaattttactctgcatgagccttttcgtgttctatgtaaaaattataacaatctttatcatttaatttgcacttcaacatctatccccgtattgaaaactaaaattttatctcatttgcttcaatcttagttgtagtatttgtagtatttggtttcatgtcttttcctcgcgaactcgcatttttgccctaattgataaagggtcccgcgcgtaacaagcacgtgcttggtatcgttgggccacttgtttgtactgctcgtagtgcatcaacgtccatcatataattaaaaatatttataaaaaaaaacttcctaGCGCAAATAGCAAATTTCCTCTTGTAATTTTGGGTTTCGGACCATACCAACTCTATTCAGAATAAGAAcaaaaacgtttaaaaaaataaataaacaggtAACTCTCATTTATTGAAATCAATAGAAAGTGGAAAGAGTCGTGAGTAATAATTAAGATGCGTGCTTCAAATATTAAGCATACGCCGCTTAGTTTGTaaaaattgttgcatacttttttgctttgataaaatatttagagttTCCAGAGTTTTGTTCACCATTTaatatagttttttatattgattttttttaatatttgttagtCATTTGACGGGAAAAAACTCAGTATATAAATGGTTGATActtatatgttaaaaaaaattgccaagtGTATATACACACAAGAAATTGATTCTCCTATAGGAGAATCTATAACTATTACTAGGCTTCAGTTGATACTAAATAACAAACttgaattttcataaaaaatatatatttttttaaaaaaggcgcTTTCGATTTCAATATTGACATTTCGCTGCAGCTCAGAATTATGTATGAGTAATAAATATAGCGAAAAGctaattaagaaattattgATAACAGTCGGAGCTTATCAGCTTGGAATTCCTATTAAATTCGGGAGACGAGTTTTGAGCGCAAATCTGTAGCTATTGAGTTGAGCTCAGTTTTAAAAAGATGTCGCTCAGGAACAGAACAGTTTTTAAAAGGCGATCGACGGAGGTTTACAGAAGTTTGTCGGAACCAAAGACAAATTCGAAAGCTGAACAGAAGAGAAACCCATCCAAGAGATCTATCGATTCGGAGGATTTAAAGTTATCTTGGAGTAAACGAATATGGTTTAATGTGCGGTATGTTGAAGATAtaaatttggccaaaaagcagattttcaaatttattgtatttcagAACCCTCTGTTGCTGTGGTAAACCGATGACTAAGTAAATTATTTGTCATTAAAAAATAGCCCTATTAGTGTTAGGCTTAAGTCTTAGAGGCATAGAGATAATTCAATTTTGAATacatgtttacaaaataaaaatgtaatatcgtcatatattgtaattttaaaatcgaacaATTAGTATTTTTCTGATGAAACATTTGTGTatgtgcaaataaaataaaataaaatggaatacCGGCACTTCGCAACAGCTTATTATTCTTATCAAGATTTAACATGTATTGCTGCACACGacaaaatgtcattttttgcaagtattcaaaataaattcgtgAAACACGAGAGGGTTTTAGTGTTTCTACagcttataaatataatatatccaTTCAAAGTCGAAAAATTACTAAGAACTCTTAAGTGTTTATGCAGTCACGTCCGCCAAATCCCCGACGATATCCTCTTCATGTGAAGAGTCAACCGAATACAAAGGATCTACCGCTGGCAAAAGCCATTACCTCTTTAAGGGTAtagaactaaaagtaaaagagTGCTTTTATAAAACACCTATCTTCTATCCATAGACTATTAGGAAAGAAAAAGAATTTCTTCAGGTGGAAAAGCGCTTTCGTTTTCaacaaattaagttgtttGACCGCATAAGtacaaatataatatagctaaATGCAAACAAggtaaaaagcttaaaaaagagCTTTGGTAGACATCGCAGCGGCAGTAAAACGCGAGAGTTGTACTCGGTTTCAGTTCGAAATTGGTGGTGAAACGAAGATGCAGTACAACCAACCGCCGGCGGGGCCAACAGGGTATCCCCATCAGATGCCACCACCGAGTTACGAGCAAGTGGTGCATGTGCAGGCGCCAATTCGAGTGGTTCACACGACGGCACCTCCGCCCGTGGTGATCATACAACGTGGGTTTTGATTACGGGAAAATTAGTaatgatatattttatacatgtaataatatatttcatatacaGATCAAGCCGTATTGCCCGTGGGTCCCGATCCTACCTTCATCACCTGTCCGCACTGTCATGTCCAGAAATTGACCCGCGTGGAGTATTCGCCCAGTGTGAAAACGCATTGCATGGCCGCCATTCTCTGCATAGTTGGGTAAGATCCCCATCTTCATCTCCAGACTCCCGAGCTCCTCCAACTTATCTTATCTTTAATGGAAAATACCAAACAGCCTCTGGTGTTGTGCCTGCCTGCCTTACTGCGCCACCAGCTGCATGAATGCAAATCACTTCTGCGGCAATTGCAACAAGTTCGTCGGCGTTTACAACAGCGATTAGTAAATGCCCCACGAAATAAATAGAAccaaccgaaccgaaccaaaTCGAACCGATCACACCCTCAACAGCAAACCCACGAGTCATTTATGAAAGCGAACATTTTTGGTCAGGTGTCGACACCTAATGGGGTAAACAATCGGGCCGGCGAGCTTTTGGCTTTACTTGATAAGAATACGCGATACGATACCAAGCACTTTTTTCTTTCCGCGGCGCTCCCTTGAGTCATTTCCCAGCGATTCACACACCCAGTGCAAAGGCAACAATATGGAGCCCGTCTATCCAGCTGCACCCTTGGAGAAACCCAAGGGATCCGAGGCTGCGGTGCTACAGTCCCAACCTGCAGAGCACCAGCAGCTCCTGCCGCCAGCGCCACCGAGCTACGACCAGGCCACCTCCATTCCGGCCGAGACCACGGGACCAACTCCAGACAGACCAGCTTCGGTCACCACCCAGCACACGGTAGTCGTGGTGCCTGGTTCGCCCTACGGCCCGGAACCCATGGACGTGCAGTGCCCGCATTGCCACAATTACGCCCGCACTCGGGTCTCCTACAGACCCAATTCGCGCACCCATCTGATCGCCCTGATATTGTGCCTGTTCCAGTAAGTATCCAGaaaaagataatttaaatataatgtgTTGGCCACTCGAGCTTAATGGGTAGGTAACCACCTTTCTCATTAGATATTCCTAAAATTTGTTATGAAAGTAACAAGTTGGTAAAGTGAATCTTGcaaaacttaataatttaGTTAGATTCTTGAGCGCTGTAAggttaatttcaatttaaaattctccatattaattacaaaatatttttattgtggctcattaagttttataattatgagatattttcaaaatatgttGGTAAAAAAAGTAACTATGTCACTACAATCATCAAAGAACTCTAGCGAAAAAGTTTATCtgactgataaaaaaatacataaaatgttgtttggcgTACACTATTTTGATATTCTTTCTTATCAATGATACTATTGATATGAATAGCCATCTATTTGAACGGTTGGCTTTTAACATTGAATTATAATATTCTAtgtttgttattaattaagTAACTTTAATATGTGTAAAAACATTCCGTAATATTTATATCCCAGAagaataaatatgaaatttaaaatacttttaattaaaacctatttataaattgtttgtttaaaaCATTACAATAAACCGCAGTagaaaatgaaaagttttCTGTGCAAGTTCCACTTATGTATGACTCATTTTGTCGGTTTTTTTCTCTTCTTACAGGTTGTACTGCTGTGTGTGCCTGCCGTATTGCATTTCCAGTTGCATGAACACGAATCACTACTGTGGCATGTGCGATCGTTATTTGGGCACCTACGATCGTAAGTGAGCAACTAAGGAGTTTTTGTCTGGGCTCTCTGCCCATTTGTACACATTTTCTTCAAATGATTAGTTAATAAATGGCCTGCAACAAGCAAGCCGAACC from Drosophila takahashii strain IR98-3 E-12201 chromosome 2R, DtakHiC1v2, whole genome shotgun sequence encodes:
- the LOC108060092 gene encoding lipopolysaccharide-induced tumor necrosis factor-alpha factor homolog, which encodes MQYNQPPAGPTGYPHQMPPPSYEQVVHVQAPIRVVHTTAPPPVVIIQHQAVLPVGPDPTFITCPHCHVQKLTRVEYSPSVKTHCMAAILCIVGLWCCACLPYCATSCMNANHFCGNCNKFVGVYNSD
- the LOC108060091 gene encoding lipopolysaccharide-induced tumor necrosis factor-alpha factor homolog translates to MEPVYPAAPLEKPKGSEAAVLQSQPAEHQQLLPPAPPSYDQATSIPAETTGPTPDRPASVTTQHTVVVVPGSPYGPEPMDVQCPHCHNYARTRVSYRPNSRTHLIALILCLFQLYCCVCLPYCISSCMNTNHYCGMCDRYLGTYDRK